DNA sequence from the Gordonia polyisoprenivorans genome:
CCTCGGGAGTGCGGTCGGGATGCACGAGTGCCGCGCCCGGCAGCCGGGCCTCCTCCGGATCGAACACGGCGGGCAACGGCTCGTAGGTCACCTCGATGAGGCGACACGCCTCCTCGGCGGCCGCCGCGGTGTCGGCGACGACGGCGGCCACGCGCTGACCGACGAATCGCACCACCGGATCGAGGACGAGGGTGTCGTCGGGATCGTCGTCGCGGGACTCGTGCCGGGCGGTGGAGAACCGGCGGGTGCTCACGTTCTCGTGGGTCAGGATGAGCGAGACGCCGGGCACCGACGATGCCGCCGCGGTGTCGATGGCGGTGATCCGGGCGTGCGGATGCGGGGAGCCGAGTACGCGCAGGAACTGCGTACCGGGCACATCGATGTCGAAGGTGTACGGCTCGGTGCCGGTGACGACGCGCTGCGCGGCAAGAGGATTGGCGGACGCGCCGACGCCGCACGAGGTCGCACAGGTTTCGGCGGCGGTCGGGGTTTCCGAACAATGGGCGCGTTCGGTTCGGGCCACGCCGTCCCGGATGGCGGCATCGACGGCCCGATAGCCGGTGCAGCGGCACAGGTTTCCCTTCATCCGCCGCGGTAGGTCCTCGAGGTCGGCGGGCTCGAGGGTGGACGCGGTGACGATCATCCCCGCGGTGCAGAAACCGCACTGGAACCCGAAGTTGTCGACGAAGGACTGCTGCATGGGATGCAGAGCGCCCGGGGTGCCCAGGCCCGAGACCGTGGTCACCGACGCCCCGTCGGCGCGCACCGCCGGAAAGATGCACGAGTGTACCGGTGTGCCGTCGACCAGCACCGAGCACGCGCCGCAGTCGCCGGCGTCGCAGCCCTTCTTGACCTCGAAATGGCCGTTGTCGCGCAACAGGGTTCGCAGGCACTGCCCCGGGCGGGGTCGGGTGTCGACGGATTCGCCGTTGATCTCCATGTGCACGGTCACCACCCCCGACCGGGGTCGGTGGCGAGTTCTGCGCGGATCTCGTCGGCGAGCACCGCGCTGACCGCGCGGCGCCAGTCCGCGGAGCCGAGCGGATCGGTGTAATAGCCGGGCGCGGAGTCGATGTCGGCGCGCAGTACCTCCGCATCGGGCAGCGTCGGATAGCGCAGTACCGTAGGCCACCCGGTGGCCGCGGTGATGCCGAAGACCGCGGTGCCGTCCTCGTCGACGCGCCCGGTGACCACCGCACCGGAGCGCCCGAGCTCGGCGAGTGCGATCTTGCGCATGCCGGTCCGTGCGCGCAGCGCATAGCCCGGAAAGTCGATGGCACGCAGCACCTCTCCCGGTGCCAGGGTGTTGGTGCCGTTACCGGTGACCAGTTCGGCCACCGGCACGCGGCGCTCACCCCCGCCGGGACACCAGATCAGTGCCTCGGCATCGAGTGCGACGGCCAACGACACCATTGACGCGGCCGCGAACGAGCGGCAGATGTTGCCGCCGACAGTGGCCACATTCCAGATCTTGAACGACGCCAACAATGCTGTCGCACATTGGAAGAACAGGGGGTGGGCGCGCCGGCCGGGCCGCTCGGGCAACGAGGCGAGAGTCGCGATCGGGCAGGTGGCCGCGACACGAAGACCGCCATCGGGCAGATCCTCGATATCGGACCACCCCATCCCGGTGATGTCGACGACGCCGGTCGCGTCCACCTGCGGCTCGCTGAAGAACCACGTTCCGCCCGCGACGATCCGCTCACCGGGCGCCAGCGTCAGGTCGTCGCGCGTGTGTGCGTGTCGATACGAGCTGATGGTGTTGAGGTCCACGACTCCTCCTATCCGGCCTTGTCCAGCAGGCGACGATGCTCGGCGGCACAGTCGGCGGCCACCGCGTCGAGGTCGGCGGTCACCAGGTCGTTGTCGGTGACGATACGGCGCCCGCCCACCCAGGTTCCGCGAATCGGTGGGATGGC
Encoded proteins:
- a CDS encoding FAD binding domain-containing protein codes for the protein MDLNTISSYRHAHTRDDLTLAPGERIVAGGTWFFSEPQVDATGVVDITGMGWSDIEDLPDGGLRVAATCPIATLASLPERPGRRAHPLFFQCATALLASFKIWNVATVGGNICRSFAAASMVSLAVALDAEALIWCPGGGERRVPVAELVTGNGTNTLAPGEVLRAIDFPGYALRARTGMRKIALAELGRSGAVVTGRVDEDGTAVFGITAATGWPTVLRYPTLPDAEVLRADIDSAPGYYTDPLGSADWRRAVSAVLADEIRAELATDPGRGW